From Flavobacteriales bacterium TMED191, one genomic window encodes:
- a CDS encoding Rne/Rng family ribonuclease, whose translation MNTELVIRAAKKSIDIVVLKEGRLIELHQLPLDQDICSVFDIYLAQVKKVASSLNAAFVDIGQEKDAFLHYHDLGPYYKSSSEYVLNAVSKKASKWNSLKTDFKNSLPKDGLMEDVLKKNDTILVQVSKEPISTKGPRIVSEISLAGRFLVLVPFSNRISVSQKIKDEKEKKRLARLMKSLVPDGFGVVVRTVAKNKKVVDLDTDLRNLLRRWIDIHKKLKGANPPKRISVERSKVLSLLRDVLNESFTKISVDNKTIFEEVKLYLQKFVPEKEDILSLHTSKKPLFDLFNVDKQIKIAFGKSVSMKKGTYLVIEHTEAMHVIDVNSGNRTSKHETQEENALEVNLQAAAEVARQLRLRDMGGIIVVDFIDMNLSENRKKLTDTLREHMKEDRAKHKILAPSRFGLIEITRQRVRPQITIKTREACPSCNGSGEIEAPIVFVDQLKDKLEMLAQKKVLKEITLIAHPFVIAYLKRGFPSFQIRWSFKNRVILYLKENNAMSLLEYSFLNSKGQRIVFS comes from the coding sequence GTGAATACTGAATTAGTAATTCGAGCTGCAAAAAAAAGTATAGATATTGTTGTTTTAAAAGAAGGTAGGTTAATTGAATTACACCAACTTCCCTTAGATCAAGATATTTGTTCAGTTTTTGATATATATTTAGCTCAAGTCAAAAAAGTGGCCTCCTCATTGAATGCGGCTTTTGTAGACATTGGTCAAGAAAAAGACGCTTTTTTACATTACCATGATCTAGGACCTTATTATAAATCGTCTAGTGAGTACGTTTTAAATGCAGTCAGTAAAAAAGCATCAAAGTGGAATAGTTTAAAAACAGATTTTAAAAACAGTCTTCCTAAAGACGGTTTAATGGAAGATGTTTTGAAAAAAAATGATACTATTTTAGTACAAGTTTCAAAAGAACCAATATCTACTAAAGGTCCAAGAATTGTTTCTGAGATTTCTCTTGCTGGACGGTTTCTAGTTTTGGTGCCATTTTCTAATAGAATTTCTGTTTCTCAAAAAATAAAAGATGAAAAAGAAAAAAAGAGATTGGCAAGATTAATGAAAAGTTTAGTTCCTGATGGTTTTGGGGTTGTAGTGAGAACAGTTGCTAAAAACAAAAAGGTAGTTGATCTAGATACGGATTTAAGGAATTTACTTCGAAGATGGATTGATATCCATAAAAAATTAAAGGGTGCTAATCCCCCAAAAAGAATTTCAGTTGAAAGAAGTAAGGTTCTTTCATTGTTAAGAGATGTATTAAATGAAAGTTTCACCAAAATCAGTGTAGATAATAAAACAATTTTTGAAGAAGTAAAACTTTATCTACAGAAGTTTGTGCCAGAAAAGGAAGATATTTTGTCTTTACACACCTCCAAAAAGCCTCTTTTTGATTTATTTAATGTAGATAAGCAAATTAAAATTGCCTTTGGTAAATCTGTGTCTATGAAAAAGGGAACTTATTTAGTAATTGAGCACACAGAAGCCATGCATGTAATTGACGTAAATAGTGGAAATAGGACAAGTAAGCATGAAACACAAGAAGAAAATGCACTTGAAGTAAATCTTCAGGCAGCAGCAGAAGTTGCTAGACAACTAAGGCTTAGGGATATGGGGGGTATAATTGTCGTTGATTTTATTGACATGAACCTTTCTGAAAATAGAAAAAAATTAACAGACACTTTACGTGAGCATATGAAGGAGGATCGTGCAAAACATAAAATTTTAGCACCTAGTAGATTTGGACTTATAGAAATTACTCGTCAACGTGTTCGTCCACAAATAACAATTAAAACCAGAGAAGCATGTCCCTCATGTAATGGTTCTGGAGAAATTGAAGCACCAATAGTTTTTGTAGATCAACTTAAAGACAAGCTAGAAATGTTAGCCCAAAAAAAGGTTTTAAAAGAGATAACACTTATTGCACATCCATTTGTAATTGCATATCTAAAAAGGGGATTCCCCTCCTTTCAAATTAGGTGGTCTTTTAAAAATAGAGTGATATTATATTTAAAAGAAAATAATGCTATGTCTCTTTTAGAGTATTCTTTTTTAAACTCCAAGGGTCAGAGGATAGTTTTTAGTTAA
- the arsC gene encoding arsenate reductase (glutaredoxin), with the protein MKIYHNPRCRKSREALSILMQQNIECEIIEYLKNPIKKPEIKKILKMLNISAKDLIRKEEKLFKENFKGVNLSDAEYLDLLCKYPILIQRPIVVENQSAVLGRPPINVLDLLNK; encoded by the coding sequence ATGAAAATTTATCATAATCCAAGATGTCGAAAAAGTAGAGAAGCATTGTCTATCTTAATGCAACAAAATATAGAGTGTGAAATTATAGAGTATTTAAAAAATCCAATCAAAAAACCGGAAATTAAAAAAATTCTAAAAATGTTAAATATTTCAGCAAAGGATTTAATAAGAAAAGAAGAGAAATTATTCAAGGAAAATTTCAAGGGGGTGAATCTAAGTGATGCTGAGTATTTAGATCTTCTTTGCAAGTATCCAATATTAATTCAACGACCAATAGTTGTTGAAAATCAATCTGCTGTATTAGGAAGACCACCAATAAATGTGTTAGATTTGTTAAATAAATAA
- a CDS encoding peptide chain release factor 2: MIIAEKIKDIENRVDALYVHLKIEHKLSFINNEEIKTHKDDFWQDTKKAELVLRSIKNEKKWINQFNKLRSTLDDLLVLYDFFLSKELDNIEIEKQINLTYLLLDDLEFKNMLSSDEDNMTAILIINPGAGGTESQDWASMLMRMYSMWGVKKNYKIKKLNYHGGDTAGIKSVTLEFDGDFAYGYLKGETGVHRLVRISPFDSNAKRHTSFASVFVYPLVDDTIEININPSDISWETFRSGGPGGQAVNKIETAVRLKHQPTGIIIENSESASQLDNKKKALLLLKSQLHQLEIEKLQAEKMEVEKSKKKIEWGSQIRNYVLHPYKMIKDLRTNVESTNVQKVLDGDLDSFIKEYLMMMGQKNN, translated from the coding sequence ATGATAATAGCCGAAAAAATAAAAGATATAGAAAACAGGGTTGACGCTTTATATGTTCATTTAAAAATTGAGCACAAATTATCATTTATAAATAATGAAGAAATTAAGACCCACAAAGATGATTTTTGGCAGGACACGAAAAAGGCGGAGTTAGTGTTGAGAAGTATAAAAAATGAGAAAAAATGGATTAATCAATTTAACAAGCTGAGATCCACGCTAGATGATTTATTAGTTTTATATGATTTTTTTTTAAGTAAGGAGTTAGATAATATAGAAATAGAAAAACAAATTAATTTAACTTATTTACTATTGGATGATCTTGAATTTAAAAATATGTTAAGTAGTGACGAAGATAATATGACAGCTATTTTAATTATAAACCCAGGAGCAGGAGGAACAGAAAGCCAGGATTGGGCATCTATGTTGATGCGTATGTATTCAATGTGGGGGGTGAAAAAGAATTATAAAATTAAAAAATTAAATTACCATGGTGGCGACACTGCAGGCATCAAATCAGTCACTTTAGAATTTGATGGAGATTTTGCCTATGGGTATTTAAAAGGAGAAACAGGTGTTCATCGTTTAGTACGTATATCGCCTTTTGATTCTAATGCAAAAAGACACACTTCATTTGCTTCTGTTTTTGTGTATCCTTTAGTAGATGATACTATTGAAATCAATATTAATCCTTCAGATATATCTTGGGAGACTTTTAGGTCAGGTGGTCCAGGGGGGCAAGCTGTAAATAAAATTGAAACTGCCGTTCGATTAAAACATCAACCCACAGGAATTATTATAGAAAATTCAGAGTCAGCCTCTCAGTTAGATAATAAGAAAAAAGCATTATTATTATTAAAATCACAGCTTCATCAACTTGAGATAGAGAAACTGCAGGCAGAAAAAATGGAAGTAGAAAAAAGTAAGAAAAAAATAGAATGGGGATCACAAATTAGAAATTATGTACTTCATCCATATAAAATGATTAAAGATTTAAGAACTAATGTAGAGTCAACTAATGTCCAAAAAGTACTTGACGGAGATTTGGATAGCTTTATCAAAGAATATTTGATGATGATGGGTCAAAAAAATAACTAA
- a CDS encoding MFS transporter produces the protein MHLKKIFRLLLSIIPSGIAQGITVIAVPWYFTDNLNQSSTFAFWLGILTFLGLFWGLYAGVLIDKMNRKKILLNTNIIASLIFLLVGICCVFLKIKNELLIFLAFSCCSFYYMIFFPNLYALAQELTNKKNYIKINSIIEIQSQTISVTAALLCGVLISGSQSFFDYFNLKFNMLEKWDIGEVFLLNSMLYLSSYLILVSMNYQPKSLKTKYSLNDAILEIKKSIIFLKQYKGVFIYGVCSQIIFAFLIVELFTLLPLFVKNCLNESLVIFSLADVTYCLGAIVAGIITIKILKKIHTIDFTILLIIITGYSFFIMIVVQKLLIFFIASFIIGITNASARITRMSYFFQRIPNHLIGRTNTIFNSINSIIRNILIFIFSYSWFSENTNVVLGYRLGIIVLIIFTIPLIIMQLKKLN, from the coding sequence ATGCATTTAAAAAAAATCTTTCGACTATTATTATCAATTATACCCTCCGGAATAGCACAAGGAATTACAGTAATTGCGGTGCCATGGTACTTTACTGATAATTTAAACCAAAGCTCAACATTTGCTTTCTGGCTTGGCATATTAACATTTCTTGGTTTATTTTGGGGTTTATATGCTGGTGTGTTGATTGATAAAATGAATAGAAAAAAAATTTTATTAAATACTAACATAATTGCTTCATTAATATTTTTGCTAGTGGGGATATGTTGTGTTTTTTTAAAGATTAAAAATGAATTATTAATTTTTCTTGCATTTAGTTGTTGCTCATTTTACTACATGATTTTTTTTCCTAATTTATATGCATTAGCTCAAGAACTAACAAATAAAAAAAACTATATTAAAATAAATTCAATAATTGAGATACAAAGTCAAACTATAAGTGTTACTGCTGCTTTATTGTGTGGTGTGTTAATATCAGGAAGTCAAAGTTTCTTTGATTACTTTAACTTAAAGTTTAACATGTTAGAGAAATGGGATATTGGGGAAGTTTTCTTATTAAACAGTATGTTGTATTTATCATCTTATTTAATTTTAGTATCGATGAACTATCAACCAAAAAGTCTTAAAACAAAGTACTCTCTTAACGATGCAATATTAGAAATAAAAAAATCAATAATTTTTTTAAAACAATACAAAGGTGTTTTCATATATGGAGTGTGCTCACAAATTATTTTTGCTTTTTTAATTGTAGAACTATTTACTTTGCTACCACTATTTGTAAAAAACTGTCTCAATGAAAGCTTAGTAATTTTTTCATTGGCAGATGTAACTTATTGTTTAGGTGCTATAGTTGCTGGAATAATTACTATAAAAATTTTAAAAAAAATTCATACAATAGACTTCACAATCTTGTTAATTATTATTACTGGATATTCTTTTTTTATAATGATTGTAGTACAAAAATTACTTATTTTTTTTATTGCAAGCTTTATAATTGGCATCACAAATGCAAGTGCACGCATAACAAGAATGAGTTATTTCTTTCAAAGAATACCAAACCATTTAATTGGCAGAACAAATACCATTTTCAATTCTATAAATAGTATAATTAGAAATATTCTAATATTTATTTTTTCATATTCTTGGTTTTCAGAAAACACAAATGTAGTCTTAGGATATAGATTGGGAATTATTGTTTTAATAATTTTCACAATCCCCTTAATTATTATGCAATTGAAAAAACTTAACTAA
- a CDS encoding MBL fold metallo-hydrolase, giving the protein MYIQQIYTDCLAQASYYIESEGESIIIDPIRDSSIYLDILIKRKSSLKYIFETHFHADFVSGHVELARLTNASIVFGPKAITSYECIFATHNQEFQFGTMKLRALHTPGHTLESTCYLLISNSNKHEAVFTGDTLFIGEVGRPDLAVNPQLTSHDLASQLYDSLHNVIMNLADDIIVYPGHGAGSACGKNISSEKQSTIGEQKKSNYALQPMIKKEFIEMVLKGISSPPQYFSHDVAMNKQGYQPISGVLENSVNKLNYVMSSTYIKKGITILDVRSPHDFEKGFIPGSINIGKMGMFAPWVGTIISPKSKIILVCNINEEVEVISRLARIGYENVVGFISDLQDWHDKNELEYIESIYANAIKEDKNNIFILDVRKEAELKLGYVQDSVNIPLSELLVSLDRIPKSANLIIYCAGGYRSMIAASILKSKGFNNIKNVYGGYNEIARNQL; this is encoded by the coding sequence ATGTATATACAACAAATATATACTGATTGTCTTGCTCAAGCTTCTTACTATATTGAGTCCGAGGGAGAATCTATTATTATTGATCCAATTAGGGATTCTAGTATCTATTTAGATATATTGATAAAAAGAAAATCTAGTTTGAAATATATTTTTGAAACACATTTTCATGCAGATTTTGTTTCGGGCCATGTCGAACTTGCTCGGCTAACAAATGCAAGTATTGTTTTTGGGCCTAAAGCAATCACATCTTATGAATGCATTTTTGCTACTCATAATCAGGAGTTTCAATTTGGCACTATGAAGTTACGTGCTTTACATACTCCAGGTCACACTCTGGAATCTACATGTTATTTGTTAATTTCTAATTCTAATAAACACGAAGCAGTATTTACAGGCGATACACTTTTTATAGGTGAAGTTGGTAGACCAGATTTAGCTGTAAATCCACAATTAACTAGCCATGATTTAGCAAGTCAATTGTATGATTCACTACACAATGTTATTATGAATTTGGCTGATGATATTATTGTATATCCAGGTCATGGTGCAGGTTCTGCGTGTGGAAAAAATATTAGTTCTGAAAAACAATCTACGATTGGAGAACAAAAGAAATCTAATTATGCATTACAACCAATGATTAAAAAAGAATTTATAGAAATGGTATTAAAGGGGATATCATCTCCCCCTCAATATTTTTCACATGACGTTGCTATGAATAAGCAGGGGTATCAGCCAATCTCAGGTGTTTTAGAAAACAGTGTCAATAAACTAAATTATGTAATGTCTTCTACTTACATAAAAAAAGGTATTACTATTCTTGATGTTAGATCTCCTCATGATTTTGAAAAAGGATTTATTCCTGGCTCAATTAATATTGGTAAAATGGGCATGTTTGCTCCGTGGGTTGGTACAATCATTTCACCTAAGTCCAAAATTATATTAGTATGCAATATAAATGAAGAGGTAGAGGTTATTTCTAGATTAGCTAGAATTGGTTATGAAAATGTTGTTGGTTTTATTTCGGACTTACAAGACTGGCATGATAAGAATGAGTTAGAGTACATTGAGTCAATATATGCAAATGCAATCAAAGAAGATAAAAATAATATTTTCATCTTAGACGTAAGAAAAGAAGCCGAATTGAAATTGGGTTATGTTCAAGATTCAGTTAATATTCCATTAAGTGAATTGTTAGTCAGTTTAGATAGGATTCCTAAAAGTGCAAATTTAATAATCTATTGTGCTGGAGGTTACCGATCAATGATTGCAGCCTCAATTTTAAAATCGAAGGGTTTTAATAATATCAAAAATGTTTATGGTGGATATAATGAAATTGCTAGAAATCAATTGTAA
- a CDS encoding sulfite exporter TauE/SafE family protein, with amino-acid sequence MIELLGYFLFVLAGLLFGLFGSGGSIIIIPILIYVFNLSIYEATTYSLLLVFLISLFGTIKHIWQNNFHTQNLIFFIIPTLFSTFLSRTFLFPVLPGYFEFFNKSKESILMILFSLIIFFASISFFKKLQINSSSNYKLLLIIIGLVIGLLTGLLGIGGGFIILPALVLFAGLNMRQAASSTLFIIMLNTLFALILELTIFNFQFQISFILELLIMLIIGMLIGIKLLNIIDLKIVRKLFSITLLVLSLLLFLFELL; translated from the coding sequence ATGATAGAATTATTGGGGTATTTTTTATTTGTTTTGGCAGGATTATTATTTGGTTTATTCGGATCAGGAGGTTCAATCATTATAATACCCATTTTAATTTATGTCTTTAACTTATCTATTTATGAGGCTACAACATATTCTTTATTACTAGTTTTTTTAATTTCTTTATTTGGAACTATAAAGCATATTTGGCAAAACAACTTTCACACTCAAAATTTAATTTTTTTCATCATACCTACACTTTTTTCTACTTTTTTATCTAGGACTTTTTTATTCCCAGTTCTTCCTGGCTATTTTGAATTTTTTAATAAATCAAAAGAAAGTATATTAATGATACTTTTTTCACTTATTATTTTTTTTGCTTCTATTTCGTTTTTTAAGAAACTACAAATTAATTCTTCGTCAAACTATAAATTATTATTAATTATAATAGGCTTGGTTATCGGATTACTCACGGGTCTTTTAGGCATAGGTGGTGGCTTTATTATACTTCCAGCTTTAGTTTTATTTGCAGGTTTAAATATGCGTCAAGCAGCATCCAGTACTTTATTTATAATTATGTTAAATACTTTATTTGCACTTATCTTAGAATTAACTATTTTCAACTTCCAATTTCAAATTAGTTTTATTTTAGAATTATTAATTATGTTGATAATTGGGATGCTAATAGGAATAAAATTATTAAATATTATAGATCTCAAAATAGTAAGGAAATTATTTTCAATTACACTTTTAGTACTATCTTTGTTATTATTCTTGTTTGAATTACTTTAA
- the fumC gene encoding class II fumarate hydratase, translating to MLMREEFDSLGKILVPNDKLWGAQTQRSINNFQIGEPFSMPIEIIKAYAVLKKSAAYANCELSCLSGEKKEIIELACNQIEAGEFDDHFPLVVWQTGSGTQTNMNINEVIANLVKKNCGISIHPNDDVNKSQSSNDTFPTAMHIAAYKAIINQVLPSLEKLKLSFYRKSEMFSDIVKIGRTHLMDATPLTLGQEFSCYVSQLDFGIKALKNSLQHLSKLPIGGTAVGTGINAPKGFDKLVVQKINDFTSLSFESAENKFEGIAAHDAFVEAHGALKQIAISLYKIANDIRLLASGPRCGIGELILSANEPGSSIMPGKVNPTQCEAMTMVCAQVFGNDSAISFAASKGQFQLNVFKPVIAFNFLFSARILADACNSFTENCINSLEPNQKKISENLNNSLMLVTCLNSHLGYDNCAKIAKLAHSKSITLKQASVDLGFLTESEFDSLVDPKKMTHS from the coding sequence ATTCTTATGAGAGAAGAATTTGATAGTCTGGGTAAAATTTTAGTTCCAAATGATAAACTCTGGGGTGCTCAAACACAACGATCTATTAATAATTTTCAAATTGGGGAACCTTTTAGTATGCCAATTGAGATTATTAAAGCTTATGCAGTTTTAAAAAAGTCTGCTGCTTATGCAAACTGCGAATTATCTTGTTTGTCAGGCGAAAAAAAGGAAATTATTGAATTGGCATGTAATCAAATTGAAGCTGGAGAATTCGATGATCATTTTCCTTTAGTGGTTTGGCAAACGGGTTCGGGCACACAAACTAACATGAATATAAATGAGGTTATAGCTAATTTAGTTAAGAAAAATTGTGGTATTAGTATACATCCTAATGATGATGTAAATAAATCACAATCCTCTAATGACACTTTCCCAACGGCTATGCATATAGCTGCCTATAAAGCTATAATAAATCAAGTGTTACCATCTTTAGAGAAATTAAAATTATCATTCTATCGAAAATCGGAGATGTTTTCAGATATTGTTAAAATTGGCAGAACTCATTTAATGGATGCAACGCCACTTACTTTAGGGCAAGAGTTTTCATGTTATGTGTCACAGTTAGATTTTGGGATAAAAGCTTTAAAAAATTCTTTACAACATTTATCTAAACTTCCAATTGGAGGTACAGCTGTTGGTACTGGGATTAATGCTCCGAAAGGGTTTGATAAATTAGTTGTTCAAAAAATTAATGATTTTACAAGCTTATCATTTGAAAGTGCTGAGAATAAATTTGAAGGCATTGCAGCGCATGATGCATTTGTTGAAGCACATGGGGCTTTAAAGCAAATAGCGATTTCATTATATAAAATTGCAAATGATATCAGATTGTTAGCATCAGGACCCAGATGTGGAATTGGAGAATTAATTTTATCAGCAAACGAACCTGGATCATCCATTATGCCTGGGAAAGTAAATCCTACACAGTGTGAAGCAATGACTATGGTATGTGCACAGGTTTTTGGGAATGATTCTGCGATTAGTTTTGCAGCATCTAAAGGGCAGTTTCAGTTAAATGTTTTTAAACCAGTAATTGCATTTAATTTCTTATTCTCTGCTAGAATTTTGGCTGACGCATGTAATTCATTTACGGAAAATTGTATTAATAGTTTAGAGCCAAATCAAAAAAAAATATCTGAAAATTTAAATAATTCTTTAATGCTTGTAACTTGTTTAAATTCTCACCTTGGATATGATAATTGTGCAAAAATTGCTAAACTAGCACATTCTAAAAGTATTACTCTAAAACAAGCTTCAGTTGATTTGGGATTTTTAACGGAATCAGAATTTGATTCTTTAGTAGACCCAAAAAAAATGACACATTCATAA
- a CDS encoding integration host factor subunit beta — translation MVKADLVQKLSIKTGVERKVVSAVVEMFMDTVQQSLEKGDNVYLREFGTFAIKSKAAKKARNIVKSSEGYITTTITIPAHVVPSFKPSKKFIDRVKKNNQI, via the coding sequence ATGGTTAAGGCTGATTTAGTGCAGAAATTATCAATTAAGACAGGAGTTGAGAGAAAAGTAGTTTCAGCTGTTGTCGAAATGTTTATGGACACTGTGCAACAATCATTAGAGAAAGGAGATAATGTTTATTTGAGAGAGTTTGGTACATTTGCAATTAAATCAAAGGCTGCTAAAAAAGCAAGAAATATTGTGAAAAGTAGTGAGGGATATATTACCACTACAATTACTATACCAGCTCATGTTGTCCCAAGTTTTAAACCATCAAAAAAATTTATAGATAGAGTAAAGAAAAATAATCAAATCTGA
- a CDS encoding ABC transporter ATP-binding protein has product MISIDNLSLYFGAQNVFENISFMINSSDKIGLVGKNGSGKSTLLRVLTNNLSPNSGKVTHLKNTVVGYLQQDIDFKDQYTLIHEMTQVFGNIENYKKDIDNLNNEIATRTDYNSQSYLDLINKLSRTEELLRMEGGHDVNLQIDKILKGLGFQHEDFDRHTSEFSGGWRMRIELAKILLKNPDVLLLDEPTNHLDIVSIIWLEKWLQNYNGAIILVSHDRQFLDAIINRTIEISFAKINSYKANYSKYLDLRKDRQQKQQQAKKNQDKYIEQTKMLINKFRAKKNKAAFAQTLVKKLSKLDVIEVEQDDVSKMNFRFPPAPHSGKVTFKMKSICKSYGSKEILKNINLEINKGEKIAFVGKNGEGKTTLAKIIVSEIDFEGKTHFGYNVQYGYYAQNQSDFLDDDKTIFQTIDEAITLESNLKVRDVLGSFLFTKDDVDKKIRVLSGGERARVSLCKLLLSPVNFLIMDEPTNHLDIISKDILKKALVDFDGTLIIISHDRSFLQGLSNKIYEFKNKVIKEYLGDMDSFLQDNKLDSLIDLNKDIKTHKKSASKKDSAQKISYHQRKEKDKSIRKLEKKISAIEKTISSLEEKKRKLDVELSNPEKFKELSKNKDFFHNYELSQKAIKEKEMEWGDLVLKLDKLKS; this is encoded by the coding sequence ATGATTTCAATTGATAATTTATCACTTTATTTTGGCGCTCAAAATGTTTTTGAGAATATTTCTTTCATGATTAATAGTAGTGACAAAATTGGCTTGGTAGGTAAAAATGGCTCTGGAAAATCTACATTATTAAGAGTTTTGACTAATAATTTAAGTCCTAATTCAGGAAAGGTTACACATTTGAAAAATACAGTTGTTGGATATTTACAACAAGACATTGATTTTAAAGACCAATATACTTTAATTCATGAGATGACACAGGTTTTTGGTAATATTGAAAACTATAAAAAAGATATTGATAATTTAAATAATGAGATTGCAACTCGAACTGATTATAATAGTCAATCGTATTTAGATCTTATAAATAAATTATCTAGGACAGAAGAGCTTTTAAGAATGGAAGGGGGGCATGATGTTAATCTTCAAATAGATAAAATTTTAAAAGGACTTGGGTTTCAGCATGAGGATTTTGATAGGCATACTTCTGAATTTAGTGGTGGGTGGCGGATGAGAATTGAATTGGCTAAAATACTTTTAAAAAATCCAGATGTATTATTATTAGATGAGCCGACTAATCACTTGGATATAGTGTCAATAATATGGCTTGAGAAATGGTTGCAAAATTATAATGGAGCTATAATTCTAGTATCCCATGATAGACAGTTTTTAGATGCGATTATTAATAGAACAATTGAAATATCGTTTGCAAAAATAAATAGCTATAAAGCCAATTATAGTAAGTATTTGGATTTAAGAAAGGATCGGCAACAAAAACAACAACAAGCCAAAAAGAATCAAGACAAATATATCGAACAAACAAAAATGCTAATTAATAAGTTTAGAGCTAAGAAAAATAAAGCAGCTTTTGCTCAAACTTTAGTGAAGAAATTATCCAAGTTAGATGTCATTGAAGTTGAACAGGATGATGTTTCAAAAATGAATTTTCGATTTCCCCCTGCTCCACATTCTGGAAAGGTCACTTTTAAAATGAAGAGTATTTGTAAAAGCTACGGTAGTAAGGAGATTTTAAAAAACATAAATCTTGAAATTAATAAAGGTGAAAAAATCGCATTTGTAGGTAAAAATGGGGAAGGCAAAACTACCTTAGCAAAAATAATAGTTTCTGAAATTGACTTTGAGGGGAAAACACATTTTGGATATAATGTTCAATATGGTTATTATGCACAAAATCAATCTGATTTTTTAGACGATGATAAAACTATTTTTCAAACTATAGATGAGGCTATAACTTTAGAATCTAATTTAAAAGTAAGAGATGTTTTGGGGTCTTTTCTCTTCACAAAGGATGATGTAGATAAAAAAATTAGAGTACTGTCAGGTGGAGAGAGAGCTCGAGTTTCACTTTGTAAATTATTATTGTCACCAGTGAACTTTTTAATTATGGATGAGCCCACAAATCACTTAGACATTATCTCTAAAGATATTTTAAAAAAAGCCCTTGTGGATTTTGATGGCACTTTAATAATTATCTCCCACGACAGGTCTTTTTTACAGGGTTTGTCAAATAAAATTTATGAGTTTAAAAATAAGGTTATTAAGGAGTACTTAGGAGACATGGATAGTTTTTTACAGGACAACAAATTAGATAGTTTAATTGATTTAAATAAAGATATCAAAACACATAAAAAAAGTGCATCTAAAAAAGATAGTGCACAAAAGATATCTTATCATCAAAGAAAAGAGAAAGATAAAAGTATTAGAAAACTAGAAAAAAAAATTTCAGCTATTGAAAAAACTATCTCCTCCTTAGAAGAAAAGAAAAGAAAATTAGATGTTGAATTATCTAACCCTGAAAAATTCAAAGAATTATCAAAAAACAAAGATTTTTTTCATAATTATGAACTAAGTCAAAAAGCTATAAAGGAAAAAGAAATGGAATGGGGAGACTTAGTCTTAAAGTTGGATAAGCTTAAAAGTTAA